The following proteins are encoded in a genomic region of Eriocheir sinensis breed Jianghai 21 chromosome 2, ASM2467909v1, whole genome shotgun sequence:
- the LOC126999739 gene encoding uncharacterized protein LOC126999739 — MRGPCFSGVGAPFHWPVCLCGRPSSAGVWGVTPLYLETKMEWSLADRISYLACRSCLGVVALVMVLPLLRRLWSLQDTTLGVLGGVSSLLSSICLSALSSSPSVIPLAILLGPLTPYLNVASSAILVRLAAVTELGGVLVCLGSVEQAGHAIGWLTFYYLFPLLLLHRMPGVTFLATGLLLLVPSTIFGVLYFSLGLRSSTGRSPRGRSASRIRQISASFRYYEESPEGART; from the exons ATGCGCGGCCCTTGCTTTAGCGGCGTAGGTGCTCCCTTTCACTGGCCTGTCTGCTTGTGCGGGCGTCCTTCatctgcaggtgtgtggggagTTACGCCACTCTACCTGGAAACCAAGATGGAGTGGTCATTGGCCGACCGGATCTCCTACCTGGCCTGCCGCAGCTGCCTCGGGGTGGTGGCTCTTGTGATGGTGCTGCCGCTGCTCCGCCGTCTGTGGTCGCTGCAGGACACCACACTCGGGGTGCTGGGCGGCGTGTCcagcctcctctcctccatctgcCTCAgcgccctctcttcctccccgtctGTTATTCCTCTCG CTATCCTCCTCGGGCCCCTGACGCCGTACCTCAATGTGGCCTCTTCTGCCATCCTGGTGCGCCTGGCGGCAGTGACTGAATTAG GTGGCGTGTTGGTGTGCCTTGGGAGCGTGGAGCAGGCGGGGCATGCTATTGGCTGGCTCACTTTCTACTACCTGTTCCCCTTGTTGCTGCTTCACCGCATGCCCGGCGTCACCTTCCTCGCAACGGGACTCTTGCTCCTCGTGCCCTCGACGATATTCGG GGTGTTGTACTTCTCGCTGGGCCTCAGAAGCAGCACTGGCAGGTCCCCCAGAGGCCGCTCAGCTTCACGAATCAGACAAATATCAGCAAGCTTCAGATACTACGAAGAGTCTCCTGAAGGTGCTCGGACTTAA